The Microbacterium luteum genome includes a region encoding these proteins:
- a CDS encoding ABC transporter ATP-binding protein has protein sequence MSLEVTGLQIEIDGHRVVDDVSFDVPAGARLGLIGESGSGKSLTALAILGLLPEGAVASGSVRWKGEEILGMPDRELARLRGDEIGIVFQEPRTALNPIRTIGRQIGEPARIHEGLSRRAAAARAVDEARRVSLADPEGIVSRYPHQLSGGQRQRAAIAMALAGRPALLIADEPTTALDVTIQAEILDLLLSLVDHDGMSLVFITHDLAVLAQIASYGVVLERGRVVESAPVADLLSRPVSAVTQGLLRDATATLWRPGAGA, from the coding sequence ATGAGCCTCGAGGTCACCGGCCTGCAGATCGAGATCGACGGGCACCGCGTCGTCGACGACGTGAGCTTCGACGTGCCCGCCGGGGCGCGGCTGGGGCTGATCGGCGAGTCCGGGTCCGGCAAGTCCCTCACGGCACTGGCGATCCTCGGGCTGCTGCCGGAGGGGGCCGTCGCGAGCGGCAGCGTGCGGTGGAAGGGCGAAGAGATCCTCGGGATGCCCGATCGCGAGCTCGCGCGCCTGCGGGGCGACGAGATCGGCATCGTGTTCCAGGAGCCGCGCACGGCGCTGAATCCGATCCGCACGATCGGGCGACAGATCGGCGAGCCCGCGCGCATCCATGAAGGCCTCTCTCGACGCGCCGCGGCCGCGCGCGCGGTGGACGAAGCACGACGCGTGTCGTTGGCGGATCCGGAGGGCATCGTCTCCCGGTACCCGCACCAGCTGTCCGGCGGCCAGCGGCAGCGCGCCGCGATCGCCATGGCCCTCGCCGGCCGTCCCGCACTGCTCATCGCCGACGAACCCACGACGGCGCTGGATGTCACCATCCAGGCCGAGATCCTCGACCTGCTGCTCTCTCTCGTGGATCACGACGGCATGTCGCTCGTGTTCATCACCCACGACCTCGCTGTCCTCGCGCAGATCGCGAGCTACGGCGTCGTTCTCGAGCGCGGGCGCGTCGTCGAATCGGCACCGGTGGCCGACCTGCTCTCCCGCCCGGTCTCGGCGGTCACGCAGGGCCTGCTGCGCGATGCCACCGCCACCCTGTGGCGCCCGGGAGCGGGCGCATGA
- a CDS encoding M4 family metallopeptidase: protein MPADRRVPSAPGIVPPYLLARIAAVPETRWERAAHAARVTLEVHREYRPAPAADPHIRSAVSSTPAAAREIADAQHREELPGVVVRREGEPPTADAVVDEAYDGLGATASFFRDVYGRAGIDAGGGRLLASVHYGRAYDNAFWNGERMVFGDGDGEVFRGFTGSLSVIAHELAHGVTEDEGGLDYVGQSGALNESLSDVFGVLTEQHARGQTAREASWLIGAEIFTEQVQGMALRSLAQPGTAYDDDVLGRDPQPAHMRDFVVTADDNGGVHINSGIPNKAFHLVATALGGWAWERAGRIWYDTLVSRVLPRTCDFVTFARATIATAAAVYGEVSEETDAVRSAWSGVGVIDGSTG, encoded by the coding sequence ATGCCCGCAGATCGCCGTGTCCCGTCCGCGCCGGGGATCGTCCCGCCGTATCTCCTCGCCCGCATCGCCGCCGTGCCCGAGACGCGATGGGAGCGGGCAGCCCACGCCGCACGCGTGACCCTCGAGGTGCACCGGGAGTACCGGCCGGCTCCCGCGGCTGACCCGCACATCCGCTCAGCTGTCTCGTCGACTCCGGCGGCCGCACGCGAGATCGCCGACGCGCAGCACCGCGAGGAGCTCCCCGGCGTCGTGGTGCGACGGGAGGGCGAACCGCCGACGGCCGACGCCGTCGTCGACGAGGCCTACGACGGGCTGGGCGCCACGGCGTCGTTCTTCCGCGACGTCTACGGCCGAGCCGGCATCGATGCCGGGGGCGGCAGGCTCCTGGCGAGCGTGCACTACGGCCGTGCCTACGACAACGCGTTCTGGAACGGCGAGCGCATGGTCTTCGGTGACGGCGACGGCGAGGTGTTCCGAGGCTTCACGGGCTCCCTGTCCGTCATCGCCCACGAACTCGCGCACGGCGTCACCGAAGACGAGGGCGGGCTGGACTACGTCGGTCAGTCGGGTGCTCTCAACGAGTCCCTCTCCGACGTGTTCGGGGTGCTCACCGAGCAGCACGCCCGCGGCCAGACCGCGCGGGAGGCGAGCTGGCTCATCGGCGCCGAGATCTTCACCGAGCAGGTGCAGGGGATGGCGCTGCGCTCGCTCGCGCAGCCCGGCACCGCCTACGACGACGATGTGCTCGGTCGCGATCCCCAGCCCGCGCACATGCGCGACTTCGTCGTCACCGCCGACGACAACGGCGGCGTGCACATCAACTCCGGCATCCCCAACAAGGCGTTCCACCTCGTCGCGACCGCACTCGGCGGATGGGCGTGGGAGCGCGCGGGCCGCATCTGGTACGACACCCTCGTCTCCCGCGTCCTCCCCCGAACGTGCGATTTCGTCACCTTCGCACGCGCCACGATCGCCACCGCCGCCGCGGTGTACGGTGAGGTCTCGGAGGAAACCGATGCCGTGCGTTCGGCCTGGTCCGGCGTCGGTGTGATCGATGGCAGCACCGGATGA
- a CDS encoding alpha/beta fold hydrolase → MERVSDPADEFSFLPAQSAEAGISGPLPHGERVRLDLADGRTLSALAFGWEDAEPGPAVTFLHGAGLNAHTWDTVVLAAGIPALAIDLPGHGDSSWRDDAAYVARVLAPDVATALERWTDRPQLVVGHSLGGLTAAALAASHPDLVRDLLIVDITPGVDPDGGPSELRAFFAGPTDWASRDELVDRALSFGLGGGSREKVARGVFFNSRVREDGRVEWKHHFAHLASAAASDPEAAREIAARQDALSAVLGASGWEDLGAVTAPITLIQASRGFVTDADADLFRTRLPAAEVIRLNAGHNVQEDAPLDLAALVRAHLKE, encoded by the coding sequence ATGGAGCGCGTGAGCGACCCCGCCGACGAGTTCTCGTTCCTGCCCGCCCAGTCCGCCGAAGCCGGGATCTCCGGCCCGCTTCCCCACGGTGAGCGCGTGCGGCTTGACCTCGCCGACGGCCGGACGCTGTCGGCGCTGGCCTTCGGATGGGAGGACGCCGAGCCGGGGCCGGCCGTGACCTTCCTGCACGGCGCGGGCCTGAACGCCCACACGTGGGACACGGTGGTGCTCGCGGCCGGCATCCCGGCGCTGGCGATCGACCTGCCCGGGCACGGCGACTCATCCTGGCGAGATGACGCCGCGTATGTCGCCCGCGTACTCGCCCCCGACGTGGCGACGGCTCTCGAGCGCTGGACCGACCGGCCGCAGCTGGTGGTGGGCCATTCGCTCGGCGGTCTGACCGCCGCGGCGCTGGCGGCCTCGCACCCCGACCTGGTGCGCGACCTGCTCATCGTCGACATCACGCCGGGTGTGGATCCGGACGGCGGCCCGTCGGAGCTGCGCGCGTTCTTCGCCGGGCCGACCGACTGGGCCTCCCGGGACGAGCTCGTCGACCGCGCGCTGTCGTTCGGCCTCGGGGGCGGATCCCGTGAGAAGGTCGCGCGGGGCGTGTTCTTCAATTCCCGGGTGCGTGAGGACGGGCGTGTGGAGTGGAAGCACCACTTCGCGCACCTCGCGTCCGCCGCCGCCTCAGATCCCGAGGCTGCGCGGGAGATCGCCGCCCGCCAGGATGCCCTGAGCGCGGTGCTGGGCGCGTCGGGATGGGAGGATCTCGGCGCGGTGACCGCCCCGATCACGCTCATCCAGGCGAGCCGAGGATTCGTCACGGACGCCGACGCCGACCTCTTCCGCACCCGGCTGCCCGCGGCGGAGGTCATCCGGCTGAACGCCGGCCACAATGTGCAGGAGGACGCGCCGCTGGACCTGGCCGCACTCGTGCGCGCGCACCTCAAAGAATGA
- a CDS encoding ABC transporter ATP-binding protein → MTAPTFRARGLVRRFRGPRPAPFAAPTWTTALDDVDIDIDAGARVGIIGESGSGKSTLVRVLLGLDAPTAGTVEFDGRRVDARERARQLHWLRRQTGIVFQDPYGSLDPRMSVGRIVAEPLFALGIDGDRRARVRQTLERVGLDPAMAARYPHEFSGGQRQRIALARAIVHRPRVLVGDEPMSALDVTVRAQILRLIDDLRRDEGFTLVMVSHDIGVVQNLCTDVIVMKDGRVVEEGPTEKVLLQPQVAYTRRLLASIPTIEPPRS, encoded by the coding sequence ATGACCGCTCCGACCTTCCGTGCCCGCGGGCTCGTGCGCCGCTTTCGCGGACCGCGCCCGGCACCCTTCGCCGCGCCCACCTGGACGACCGCCCTCGACGACGTCGACATCGACATCGACGCCGGAGCTCGCGTGGGCATCATCGGCGAGTCGGGCTCGGGGAAATCCACCCTGGTGCGCGTGCTTCTCGGCCTCGACGCCCCCACCGCGGGAACCGTCGAGTTCGACGGCCGCCGGGTCGACGCCCGAGAGCGCGCGCGGCAGCTGCATTGGCTGCGCCGGCAGACCGGCATCGTGTTCCAGGATCCCTATGGCTCCCTCGACCCGCGGATGAGCGTCGGGCGGATCGTCGCCGAACCGCTGTTCGCTCTCGGGATCGACGGCGACCGGCGTGCGCGGGTGCGCCAGACGCTGGAACGGGTGGGGCTCGACCCGGCCATGGCCGCGCGATATCCCCACGAGTTCTCCGGCGGACAGCGCCAGCGGATCGCGCTGGCGCGTGCGATCGTGCACCGACCCCGCGTGCTCGTGGGCGACGAGCCGATGAGCGCCCTCGACGTCACGGTACGCGCGCAGATCCTGCGCCTGATCGACGACCTCCGTCGCGACGAGGGATTCACCCTCGTGATGGTCTCCCACGACATCGGCGTCGTGCAGAACCTCTGCACCGACGTGATCGTGATGAAGGACGGCCGGGTCGTCGAAGAGGGACCCACCGAGAAGGTGCTTCTTCAACCGCAGGTGGCGTACACACGGCGGCTGCTGGCTTCCATCCCCACGATCGAGCCACCGCGATCCTGA
- a CDS encoding GNAT family N-acetyltransferase codes for MLEEEYDKSRRSLPRHLRRRADRERPFSFEIRPAREADIPDIREIYNYYVTNSVVTFDEKRWTLGQWREKYDHLTKLGLPFLVAESPSGQVLGYALVAPWSGKSSFRYTVENSIYLGQAAAGKGLGRALLEALIAACEEQGIREIVAVISDKGAEASIALHEKLGFEEVGRMGRVGFKFGRWLGTVYLQKSLKPRKKAKRGLFSR; via the coding sequence ATGCTGGAGGAGGAATACGACAAGAGCCGTCGTTCGCTGCCGCGCCACCTGCGGCGCCGCGCCGACCGCGAGCGTCCCTTCAGCTTCGAGATCCGGCCCGCGCGCGAGGCCGACATCCCCGACATCCGCGAGATCTACAACTACTACGTCACGAACTCCGTGGTCACCTTCGACGAGAAGCGGTGGACGCTCGGCCAGTGGCGGGAGAAGTACGACCACCTGACCAAACTCGGTCTTCCGTTCCTCGTGGCCGAGTCGCCGTCGGGGCAGGTGCTCGGATACGCGCTGGTCGCGCCCTGGTCGGGCAAGTCCTCCTTCCGCTACACCGTCGAGAACTCCATCTACCTCGGCCAGGCCGCAGCCGGGAAGGGTCTCGGACGCGCGCTGCTGGAAGCCCTGATCGCCGCGTGCGAGGAGCAGGGCATCCGAGAGATCGTCGCCGTCATCAGCGACAAGGGGGCGGAGGCCTCGATCGCGCTGCACGAGAAGCTCGGCTTCGAAGAGGTGGGGCGCATGGGGCGCGTCGGTTTCAAGTTCGGCCGCTGGCTCGGCACGGTCTACCTGCAGAAATCGCTCAAGCCCCGCAAGAAGGCCAAGCGCGGCCTGTTCTCACGCTGA
- a CDS encoding SIP domain-containing protein, whose protein sequence is MTARIASTEHGAAACRTPRHSRVQHLIAADEASLTELEVVLAGLPICSTGRVFIEVPDESWIGTVSAPARMTVTWLARARRSGEPGTGRSCAPGAAVHRAVVAWADEMLCADADDTRIILLGGYLGTADIVDHLTEVRGIPAASIRTPERFGLATAR, encoded by the coding sequence ATGACCGCCCGCATCGCCTCCACCGAGCACGGCGCCGCCGCGTGCCGTACGCCCCGGCACTCCCGCGTGCAGCACCTCATCGCCGCCGATGAGGCGTCGCTGACCGAACTCGAGGTCGTCCTGGCCGGGCTTCCGATCTGTTCGACGGGTCGCGTGTTCATCGAGGTTCCGGACGAATCGTGGATCGGCACGGTGAGCGCCCCCGCCCGCATGACGGTCACGTGGCTGGCGCGGGCGCGCAGATCCGGGGAACCCGGCACCGGGCGTTCCTGCGCTCCCGGCGCCGCAGTGCACCGCGCCGTGGTCGCGTGGGCCGACGAGATGCTCTGCGCCGACGCCGACGACACCCGCATCATCCTTCTGGGCGGTTACCTCGGCACCGCCGACATCGTGGACCACCTCACCGAGGTGCGCGGCATCCCGGCCGCGTCCATCCGCACCCCCGAGCGCTTCGGCCTCGCCACCGCTCGCTGA
- a CDS encoding ABC transporter permease — MTSPTRRGALARLWALSTGRFGLVVAAAVVATAAVSLFWTPFDPQQVDIPGRWAAPGWPHVLGTDASGRDILSLIMAGARTTVVVAVGAGVIATVIGIALAALGALTARWIRESTAVLVDVMIAFPVLLIAMMISSVWGGSLAVVVWSVGIGFGVNVARVTRPELRRVLHSDFVLAGRAAGLTPLQNLGIHLLPNVAPVFIVQLSWAMAVAVLAEAGLSYLGFGAPVTEPSWGLLLAELQSYITVYPLSVVWPGLAITITVLGLNLLGDALREATDPTLARRGGAAREARSHVPEVVA; from the coding sequence GTGACCTCCCCGACCCGACGCGGCGCGCTCGCCCGCCTGTGGGCACTGTCGACCGGACGCTTCGGGCTGGTCGTGGCGGCCGCGGTCGTCGCGACGGCCGCGGTATCGCTGTTCTGGACCCCGTTCGATCCGCAGCAGGTCGACATCCCCGGGCGTTGGGCAGCTCCGGGATGGCCCCACGTGCTCGGCACCGACGCTTCCGGCCGCGACATCCTGAGCCTCATCATGGCCGGAGCACGCACCACCGTCGTCGTCGCGGTCGGGGCGGGCGTGATCGCGACCGTGATCGGCATCGCCCTCGCGGCGCTCGGGGCCCTCACCGCCCGGTGGATCCGCGAGTCCACCGCGGTTCTCGTCGACGTCATGATCGCCTTCCCGGTGCTGCTGATCGCGATGATGATCTCCTCGGTCTGGGGCGGGTCGCTCGCGGTGGTCGTGTGGTCTGTCGGGATCGGATTCGGCGTCAACGTCGCCCGGGTCACCCGTCCGGAACTGCGTCGCGTGCTGCACAGCGACTTCGTGCTCGCCGGCCGTGCCGCAGGGCTCACACCGCTGCAGAACCTCGGCATCCATCTGCTCCCCAACGTCGCCCCCGTGTTCATCGTGCAGCTGTCGTGGGCGATGGCGGTGGCGGTGCTCGCCGAGGCGGGCCTGTCGTACCTCGGGTTCGGTGCGCCGGTCACCGAACCCAGTTGGGGCCTGCTCCTGGCCGAGCTGCAGAGCTACATCACGGTGTATCCGCTCTCGGTCGTGTGGCCGGGGCTGGCGATCACGATCACGGTGCTCGGGCTCAATCTGCTCGGCGACGCCCTGCGCGAGGCCACCGACCCGACGCTCGCCCGACGCGGCGGCGCTGCGCGCGAAGCGCGCTCCCATGTGCCGGAGGTGGTCGCATGA
- a CDS encoding ABC transporter permease, with amino-acid sequence MIRYALTRLALLLLGLFVASVVIFLTLRVLPGDIAQVIAGQNATPEQVTAIRASLGLDAPLPAQYLDWIGGVFRGDLGSSLLTGTPVVTELAEKARVTVPLGILAMAFALLISAPLGVLSALQRGRALGTGLTVGAQTIAAVPVVWAGMMLVVVFAVWLGWLPAQGFPRAGWADPAAALRALLLPALTIGAVEGAMLMRFVRSATLQAVGQDYVRTAAAKGLTRTHALLRHGLPNVGLSVISVLGLQVAGIIVGAVVIEELFSLPGIGRMLVDDVQNRNLPMVQGELLALTGFVLIVGFLVDLLHRSIDPRQREAA; translated from the coding sequence GTGATCCGCTACGCGCTGACACGGCTGGCCCTGCTGCTGCTCGGGCTGTTCGTGGCCAGCGTGGTGATCTTCCTCACGCTGCGCGTGCTGCCCGGTGACATCGCGCAGGTGATCGCCGGGCAGAACGCGACCCCCGAACAGGTCACCGCCATCCGCGCGAGCCTCGGCCTGGATGCCCCGCTTCCCGCCCAGTACCTGGACTGGATCGGCGGCGTGTTCCGCGGCGACCTCGGCTCGTCGCTGCTGACCGGCACGCCGGTCGTCACGGAACTGGCGGAGAAGGCGCGCGTCACGGTCCCGCTCGGGATCCTGGCCATGGCCTTCGCCCTGCTCATCAGCGCTCCCCTGGGCGTGCTGTCGGCGCTGCAGCGCGGTCGCGCCCTCGGCACGGGCCTGACCGTGGGCGCCCAGACCATCGCTGCGGTCCCCGTCGTGTGGGCGGGAATGATGCTGGTCGTCGTCTTCGCCGTCTGGCTCGGATGGCTGCCGGCCCAGGGCTTCCCTCGCGCGGGGTGGGCCGACCCGGCCGCCGCGCTGCGCGCGCTCCTGCTGCCGGCACTGACGATCGGCGCCGTCGAGGGCGCCATGCTGATGCGATTCGTGCGCTCGGCGACGCTGCAGGCGGTCGGACAGGACTACGTCCGCACCGCCGCGGCGAAAGGGCTCACCCGCACGCACGCTCTCCTCCGGCACGGTCTGCCCAACGTGGGCCTGTCGGTGATCTCGGTCCTCGGCCTCCAGGTCGCCGGCATCATCGTCGGCGCGGTCGTCATCGAGGAGCTGTTCTCGCTGCCGGGCATCGGCCGGATGCTCGTCGACGACGTGCAGAATCGCAATCTGCCGATGGTGCAGGGCGAGCTGCTCGCCCTCACCGGGTTCGTGCTCATCGTCGGGTTCCTCGTCGACCTGCTGCATCGGTCGATCGACCCGCGACAGCGGGAGGCGGCGTGA
- a CDS encoding ABC transporter substrate-binding protein has translation MPRRPLRAAGALLVAGALVLTACTGGSDEPAPTSSAAADPDASVVIRLVLEPGNLDIRQTAGAALDQILIDNVYQGLVARTADQEIVPSLASDYEVSEDGLTYTFELREGVTFHDGQELTPDDVVWSLETRRDTPEWRDSSRLANVESITADGQTITLTLSEPDSTLLWNLTGRAGIVLKEGDEVDYQTDANGTGPFVLDDWLQGDSITFVRNETYWGEPAGVAEVVFDYIPDNQAALNAALAGEVDVLTGFDATLGDQVEEGGDFELVLGESTDKGTLAFNQTEGSPLADQRVRQAIRQAIDHEAFIEAAQSGQTLYGPIPPLDPGHEDLSDVAPYDPEAARELLAEADAEDLELTLTIPNFYPTTIPQILVSNLNEVGITLEVESVDFPTWLNDVYTNKDYELSFVLHTEAHDFENWANPDYYFTYDNPEVQDLYAQSVAATDPAEAEALLAEAARIVSEDAAADWLYNGASVLAVGTNISNMPSTNVNERLGLAEITKSDG, from the coding sequence ATGCCCCGTCGTCCCCTGCGCGCTGCCGGTGCGCTGCTCGTCGCCGGCGCCCTCGTGCTCACCGCCTGCACCGGCGGCTCCGATGAGCCGGCTCCGACGAGCTCGGCCGCTGCCGACCCCGACGCCTCCGTCGTCATCCGCCTCGTGCTGGAGCCGGGGAATCTCGACATCCGCCAGACCGCGGGGGCCGCTCTCGACCAGATCCTGATCGACAACGTCTACCAGGGCCTGGTCGCCCGAACCGCCGACCAGGAGATCGTGCCGTCCCTCGCCAGCGACTACGAGGTCTCCGAGGACGGTCTGACGTACACGTTCGAGCTGCGGGAGGGTGTCACCTTCCACGATGGACAGGAGCTGACGCCCGACGACGTCGTCTGGTCTCTCGAGACCCGTCGCGACACCCCGGAGTGGCGCGACTCATCGCGCCTGGCGAACGTCGAATCCATCACTGCCGACGGCCAGACGATCACCCTCACACTGTCCGAGCCGGACTCGACGCTGCTGTGGAATCTCACCGGACGCGCCGGGATCGTGCTGAAGGAGGGCGACGAGGTCGACTACCAGACCGACGCCAACGGCACCGGCCCGTTCGTCCTCGACGACTGGCTGCAGGGCGACAGCATCACCTTCGTGCGCAACGAGACCTACTGGGGAGAACCCGCGGGCGTCGCAGAGGTCGTGTTCGACTACATCCCCGACAATCAGGCCGCGCTCAACGCCGCTCTCGCCGGCGAGGTCGACGTGCTCACCGGGTTCGACGCCACCCTCGGCGATCAGGTCGAAGAGGGAGGCGACTTCGAGCTGGTGCTCGGCGAGTCGACCGACAAGGGCACGCTCGCGTTCAACCAGACCGAGGGCAGCCCCTTGGCCGACCAGCGCGTGCGCCAGGCGATCCGCCAGGCGATCGACCACGAGGCGTTCATCGAGGCGGCCCAGTCCGGCCAGACGCTGTACGGTCCCATCCCGCCGCTCGACCCCGGCCACGAAGACCTGTCCGACGTGGCGCCGTACGACCCCGAGGCGGCTCGGGAGCTGCTCGCCGAGGCCGACGCGGAGGATCTCGAACTGACCCTCACCATTCCGAACTTCTACCCGACGACGATCCCGCAGATCCTCGTGTCGAACCTCAACGAGGTCGGCATCACGCTCGAGGTCGAGTCGGTCGATTTCCCGACCTGGCTCAACGACGTGTACACGAACAAGGACTACGAGCTCAGCTTCGTGCTGCACACCGAGGCGCACGACTTCGAGAACTGGGCGAACCCCGACTACTACTTCACCTACGACAACCCCGAGGTGCAGGACCTGTACGCGCAGTCGGTCGCAGCAACGGACCCCGCCGAAGCCGAGGCGCTGCTCGCCGAGGCGGCGCGCATCGTGTCGGAGGATGCGGCGGCGGACTGGCTGTACAACGGCGCCTCGGTGCTCGCGGTGGGGACTAACATCTCGAACATGCCCTCGACGAACGTCAACGAGCGCCTGGGACTCGCAGAGATCACCAAGAGCGACGGGTGA
- a CDS encoding Fe-S oxidoreductase → MSEQISRRIERRLPSFLLDSPVSAVGYAYGTAVGMLWGFLWSTGPIERRGELWVFRGMPTWTFPRGGVCMGACYLTGSLPVDAGIVRHESVHARQWRRFGFLMPVLYILEGRDPLRNRFEIDAGLADGRYVRRRRR, encoded by the coding sequence GTGAGCGAGCAGATCTCGCGCCGCATCGAGCGGCGTCTGCCGTCGTTCCTGCTCGATTCGCCCGTGAGCGCGGTCGGGTACGCGTACGGCACCGCCGTCGGGATGCTGTGGGGCTTCCTCTGGAGCACCGGCCCGATCGAGCGTCGGGGCGAGCTGTGGGTCTTCCGGGGGATGCCCACGTGGACGTTTCCGCGCGGTGGAGTGTGCATGGGCGCCTGCTACCTGACCGGGTCCCTGCCGGTGGATGCCGGCATCGTGCGGCACGAGAGCGTGCACGCGAGGCAGTGGCGTCGATTCGGCTTCCTGATGCCCGTGCTGTACATCCTCGAAGGTCGCGACCCGCTCCGCAATCGATTCGAGATCGATGCCGGCCTCGCCGACGGACGATACGTGCGGCGCCGCCGTCGGTGA
- a CDS encoding protealysin inhibitor emfourin, producing MAAPDEPETASDATAPHLVAVVVRRTGGIAGVPRQWAAHPAPDDGRLTDLVARCPWHEVPPEEPSGADRFAWQVTVRWDTDDERHAALPDRAVLGPWRDLIEAVRNAGGSA from the coding sequence ATGGCAGCACCGGATGAGCCCGAAACGGCAAGCGATGCGACCGCGCCGCATCTCGTCGCCGTCGTGGTGCGACGAACCGGCGGAATCGCGGGCGTTCCGCGCCAGTGGGCCGCGCATCCCGCACCCGACGACGGACGCCTGACCGATCTCGTCGCCCGGTGTCCGTGGCACGAGGTTCCCCCCGAGGAGCCGTCGGGTGCCGATCGCTTCGCCTGGCAGGTCACCGTTCGGTGGGATACCGACGACGAGCGGCATGCCGCGCTGCCCGACCGAGCGGTCCTCGGACCGTGGCGCGACCTCATCGAGGCCGTGAGGAACGCCGGCGGCAGCGCGTGA
- a CDS encoding tyrosine-protein phosphatase: MSGASAGPGASGVPALPDVPGAVNLRDVGGLRAGDGVTRSGVLFRSGNLARIDGAGVTAFGALGIRRIIDLRDDDEVAQAPSPVGSPDVHTLRVPLFLGSVESFFARDVSLAELYRLLVEDSADRVVEVVRGIVTQQPVLVHCTVGKDRTGVTVALALAAADVERDDVVADYARTEALLPEWRSTSVVAHLRRLHPHARHLEDLAAKSPASVMADLLADIDRRYGSAGDYLRAHGMTDDEVREVKRVLVTAR, from the coding sequence GTGAGCGGCGCATCCGCCGGCCCCGGTGCATCCGGGGTCCCCGCACTGCCGGATGTTCCCGGCGCCGTCAACCTGCGCGATGTCGGCGGCCTGCGCGCCGGCGACGGGGTGACGCGATCCGGCGTGCTCTTCCGCTCGGGCAACCTGGCCCGAATCGACGGTGCCGGGGTGACGGCGTTCGGAGCCCTCGGCATTCGACGGATCATCGACCTGCGCGATGACGACGAGGTCGCCCAGGCGCCGAGTCCCGTCGGCTCGCCGGACGTTCACACGCTGCGCGTGCCGCTGTTCCTCGGCTCGGTCGAGTCCTTCTTCGCCCGCGACGTCTCGCTCGCCGAGCTGTACCGACTGCTGGTCGAGGACTCGGCGGACCGGGTCGTCGAGGTCGTGCGCGGCATCGTCACGCAGCAGCCCGTTCTCGTCCACTGCACCGTGGGCAAGGACCGCACCGGCGTGACGGTCGCGCTCGCGCTCGCCGCCGCGGATGTCGAGCGCGACGACGTCGTCGCCGACTACGCGCGCACCGAGGCGCTGCTGCCGGAGTGGCGCAGCACGTCGGTGGTCGCGCACCTGCGGCGGCTGCATCCGCACGCGCGCCACCTCGAGGATCTCGCCGCGAAGTCGCCGGCGTCGGTCATGGCGGACCTCCTCGCCGACATCGACCGCCGCTACGGATCGGCGGGGGACTACCTGCGTGCTCACGGCATGACCGATGACGAGGTGCGCGAGGTGAAGCGCGTCCTGGTCACGGCGCGATGA
- a CDS encoding carboxymuconolactone decarboxylase family protein, translating into MSEERRVHLSRSAPQAYQKLAAFSKSVGELTRESGVDARLAEIVQIHVSQRNGCAYCVRVHVDRALGVGIDADTIAQIATWRESGVFSERERAALELAESHVYIHDGGVSDAVYDRVGGVLSEEEYVALSWLLVSINAFNRVAIAGRYPVPPRGDEG; encoded by the coding sequence ATGAGCGAAGAGCGCCGCGTGCACCTGTCCCGATCGGCGCCGCAGGCGTATCAGAAGCTCGCGGCGTTCTCGAAGTCGGTGGGCGAGCTCACGCGCGAGTCGGGGGTCGACGCGCGCCTGGCCGAGATCGTGCAGATCCATGTGTCGCAGCGCAACGGATGCGCCTACTGCGTGCGTGTCCACGTGGACAGGGCGCTGGGGGTCGGGATCGATGCGGACACGATCGCTCAGATCGCCACGTGGCGGGAGTCGGGGGTGTTCTCGGAGCGGGAGCGGGCGGCGCTCGAGCTCGCCGAGTCGCACGTGTACATCCACGACGGCGGCGTCTCCGACGCGGTGTACGACCGCGTGGGCGGGGTGCTCTCCGAAGAGGAGTACGTCGCGCTCAGCTGGCTGCTGGTGTCGATCAACGCTTTCAACCGCGTCGCCATCGCCGGGCGCTACCCGGTGCCGCCGCGAGGTGACGAGGGGTGA